A single Chlorocebus sabaeus isolate Y175 chromosome 3, mChlSab1.0.hap1, whole genome shotgun sequence DNA region contains:
- the DHRS12 gene encoding LOW QUALITY PROTEIN: dehydrogenase/reductase SDR family member 12 (The sequence of the model RefSeq protein was modified relative to this genomic sequence to represent the inferred CDS: inserted 2 bases in 2 codons), giving the protein MAQFTWFVEIKPEQKMPGVRSSGRAVTRSIMQVAWSIKESSQKMDLKKTXLPILWYGHLFLSVHEALSHLSSSPGKRNIWLGGSLEGGTASQVATCPLVGGRCGPMGPTSVLQDPLXWGFLLPPHRMLCVASGVYILMTGLIPVLEKEHDPRVKGLGSCSSVQGLGMRSMSWSIQITVSSGGMLVQKLNTDDLQSERTAFDGTMVYAQNKRQQVVLMERWAQGHPAIHFSSMHPGWADTPGVRQAMLGFHTRFRDRLRSKAQGADRVLWLALSSAAAEQPSSRFFQDRKPVSTHLPLTKTSSSLAKEEKLIEILEQLAQTFK; this is encoded by the exons ATCAATAATGCAGGTTGCATGGTCAATAAAAGAGAGCTCACAGAAGATGGACTTGAAAAAAA TGCTACCAATACTCTGG TATGGACATCTTTTCCTGTCGGTACATGAGGCTCTAAGTCATCTTTCTTCCAGTCCTGGGAAAAGGAACATTTGGCTTGGAGGATCCTTGGAAGGAGGGACTGCCTCTCAGGTGGCCACTTGCCCTCTTGTAGGGGGCAGGTGCGGGCCAATGGGCCCCACATCAGTCCTGCAGGACCCCC AGTGGGGCTTCCTGCTGCCCCCTCACAGGATGCTGTGTGTTGCCTCAGGTGTGTACATTCTCATGACCGGCCTGATCCCTGTGCTGGAGAAAGAACACGACCCCCGAGTG AAGGGACTTGGCAGCTGCAGTTCAGTTCAGGGTCTTGGGATGAGGAGCATGTCCTGGAGTATCCAG ATAACCGTCTCCTCAGGAGGAATGTTGGTTCAGAAACTGAACACTGATGATCTCCAGTCTGAAAGAACAGCATTTGATGGAACTATGGTCTATGCACAAAACAAG AGACAGCAAGTGGTTCTGATGGAGCGGTGGGCCCAAGGGCACCCGGCCATCCATTTTTCTTCCATGCATCCTGGCTGGGCCGACACCCCAG GTGTGAGGCAGGCGATGCTGGGGTTCCACACCAGGTTCAGGGACCGCCTGCGCTCCAAGGCCCAGGGCGCCGACAGGGTGCTGTGGCTGGCCCTCTCCTCTGCCGCAGCCGAGCAGCCCAGCAGCCGCTTCTTTCAAG ATCGGAAGCCAGTTTCCACACACTTGCCTCTCACTAAAACGTCCTCCTCACTGGCTAAAGAGGAGAAACTCATTGAAATCCTAGAGCAGCTGGCTCAGACATTTAAATAG